The proteins below are encoded in one region of Phaseolus vulgaris cultivar G19833 chromosome 1, P. vulgaris v2.0, whole genome shotgun sequence:
- the LOC137814773 gene encoding L10-interacting MYB domain-containing protein isoform X2 produces the protein MALGNGTERLRTIWTPEMDRYFIDLMLEQVSQGREVEDHLFSKRAWRHMSSKFNAKFNFQYEKDVLKNRHKTLRNLYRSIKNLLGQPGFSLDEKRNMVIADDQVDVNALSCRVKKSLPNFKDLCTIYGHVMEGKGDAALEELSNSGERGAIVPYVSKDVCEDADELLRDVRADEDCGISTLDKATDDCEQRISKETTPSFGTRTRTYWQPPMDRYFINLLLAHVRKGNQFDGVFSKQAWMEIISSFNEKFGFEYSLEILKNRYKTLRRQYNLIKSLLQLDGFAWDEIRQMVIADDYVWQDYIKVHPYARQYMTRPLPYYKDLRVICDPSFDEKEYFLPPDKHQNAVDFRIECLSTSKTGQSPFTPSSNEEQFSGVNELAYIGQKQKRQLENSSSSTSPKKSRNDEQGMAAALHEMAAVVSTVSAKKDDTSISIENVIEAVQALPDMDDDLVLDACDFLEDERKAKTFLALDAKLRKKWLIRKLCT, from the exons ATGGCTTTAGGAAACGGCACTGAACGCCTAAGAACAATTTGGACACCCGAGATGGATCGTTATTTCATCGATCTTATGTTAGAGCAGGTTAGTCAGGGCCGGGAAGTTGAGGATCATTTGTTTAGCAAAAGGGCGTGGAGGCATATGTCTTCAAAGTTCAATGCTAAGTTCAATTTTCAGTACGAAAAAGATGTTCTTAAGAACCGCCACAAAACGTTAAGGAATCTTTACAGGAGTATTAAGAACCTTCTTGGCCAACCAGGGTTTAGCTTGGACGAAAAGCGAAATATGGTCATTGCTGATGATCAG GTAGATGTGAATGCGCTATCATGTAGAGTAAAAAAAAGCTTACCCAATTTCAAAGATTTGTGCACTATTTATGGACATGTGATGGAAGGGAAAG GTGATGCTGCATTAGAAGAGTTATCTAATTCAGGCGAAAGGGGAGCAATTGTTCCTTATGTATCAAAGGATGTATGTGAGGATGCTGATGAACTTCTTCGTGATGTTAGGGCTGATGAAGACTGTGGAATCTCTACCTTGGATAAAGCAACTGATGATTGTGAACAAAGAATATCGAAGGAAACAACACCCTCTTTTGGTACCCGGACCCGGACTTATTGGCAGCCACCGATGGATCGTTACTTCATTAACTTGTTGCTTGCTCATGTGCGAAAAGGGAATCAGTTTGATGGTGTCTTCAGCAAACAAGCTTGGATGGAGATAATTTCATCATTCAATGAAAAATTTGGTTTTGAGTATAGTTTGGAGATTCTTAAGAATAGGTACAAAACTCTGAGAAGGCAATACAATTTAATTAAAAGCCTCCTTCAGTTGGATGGCTTTGCCTGGGATGAAATACGCCAGATGGTTATTGCCGATGATTATGTCTGGCAAGATTATATTAAG GTTCATCCTTATGCACGACAATATATGACTCGACCTTTGCCATACTATAAAGATTTGCGTGTCATATGTGATCCAAGTTTTGAtgaaaaagaatattttctgCCTCCAGATAAGCATCAAAATGCAGTTGATTTTAGGATCGAGTGTCTTTCAACATCTAAAACTGGTCAGTCTCCATTTACACCCAGTTCCAATGAAGAACAATTTAGCGGTGTCAATGAGTTAGCTTATATAGGTCAGAAACAGAAGCGCCAATTAGAGAACTCTTCTAGTTCTACCAGTCCTAAAAAATCAAGGAATGATGAACAAGGCATGGCTGCTGCACTCCATGAGATGGCAGCTGTAGTTTCAACGGTGTCTGCAAAAAAGGATGATACCTCAATATCAATAGAGAATGTCATAGAAGCAGTGCAAGCATTGCCTGATATGGATGACGATCTGGTTTTGGATGCTTGTGATTTTTTGGAGGATGAAAGAAAAGCTAAAACATTTCTTGCATTGGATGCCAAGCTTAGGAAAAAATGGTTGATTAGGAAACTTTGCACATAG
- the LOC137814776 gene encoding cellulose synthase-like protein D5, with protein sequence MVKTASSPSSSPVTITVSSGGRRRSMGLTSPVPRASVSTNNPTSPLRASGGGRRLSGAGASKGGGIEEMNSEYVSYTVHIPPTPDRKPLTISEDGKGSTSFISGTIFTGGYNSVTRGHSSVEIEALPKSTSVCGNKGCDEEAMKGLCNPCECGFKICRECYFESGGNNGGGKCPGCKLLYKYASDDEDNEEGEGSEGDDQPLPLPSMAEVKLDKRFSLVKSFKAQNHPQEFDHTRWLFETKGTYGYGNAVWPKDGYGANGFGPPPDFGKKAKRPLTRKVGVSAAILSPYRMLILLRLVALGLFLTWRIRHPNHEAIWLWAMSITCELWFAFSWLLDQLPKLCPVNRVTDLSVLKEQFESPNLRNPKGRSDLPGIDVFVSTADPEKEPPLVTANTILSILAVDYPVEKVACYLSDDGGALLTFEALAETASFARIWVPFCRKHHIEPRNPEAYFGQKRDFLKNKVRLDFVRERKRVKREYDEFKVRINSLPESIRRRSNAYNAHEELRVKKKQMETDANVSEPVKVPKATWMSDGSHWPGTWASAEQDHSRGDHAGIIQAMLAPPNAEPEFGAGDDGDNLIDATDVDIRLPMLVYVSREKRPAYDHNKKAGAMNALVRTSAIMSNGPFILNLDCDHYIYNSLALREGMCFMLDRGGDRICYVQFPQRFEGIDPSDRYANHNTVFFDVSMRALDGLQGPMYVGTGCIFRRTALYGFSPPRATEHHGWLGRKKIKLFLRKPKVSKKEEDEVSVPINFDHNDDDADIESLLLPKRFGNSTSLAASIPVAEYQGRLLQDLQGKGTHGRPVGSLAVPREPLDAATVAEAITVISCFYEDKTEWGKRVGWIYGSVTEDVVTGYRMHNRGWRSVYCVTKRDAFRGSAPINLTDRLHQVLRWATGSVEIFFSANNALLASPRMKFLQRVAYLNVGMYPFTSMFLIVYCFLPALSLFSGQFIVQSLSVTFLVFLLGITITLCLLALLEIKWSGITLHDWWRNEQFWLIGGTSAHAAAVLQGLLKVIAGVEISFTLTSKSATPENEEDEFADLYEVKWSFLMIPPITIMMVNAIGIAVGVARTVYSPFPQWSRLVGGVFFSFWVLCHLYPFAKGLMGRRGKIPTIIYVWSGLLSIIISLLWVYINPPSGRTEDYMNFKFP encoded by the exons ATGGTCAAAACGGCGTCGTCCCCTTCTTCCTCTCCGGTCACCATTACGGTGTCGTCCGGAGGACGACGCAGAAGCATGGGACTAACCAGTCCCGTTCCTCGCGCCTCAGTCTCCACCAACAACCCAACTTCTCCTCTCAGAGCTTCCGGCGGAGGTAGGAGACTCTCTGGCGCCGGCGCTTCCAAAGGCGGTGGCATCGAAGAAATGAACTCTGAGTACGTGTCGTACACCGTTCACATTCCCCCGACGCCGGACCGCAAGCCCCTGACAATCTCGGAAGACGGAAAAGGAAGCACGAGTTTCATCTCCGGCACGATCTTCACCGGAGGCTACAACTCCGTGACGCGTGGCCACTCCTCCGTGGAAATCGAAGCGCTGCCGAAATCGACGTCGGTTTGCGGAAATAAGGGTTGCGACGAGGAAGCAATGAAAGGCTTGTGTAATCCGTGCGAGTGCGGGTTCAAGATCTGCAGGGAGTGTTACTTTGAGTCTGGTGGGAACAATGGTGGAGGAAAGTGTCCTGGGTGCAAACTGCTTTATAAGTATGCGAGTGATGATGAAGATAATGAAGAGGGAGAGGGGTCTGAGGGTGATGATCAGCCTCTGCCTCTGCCTTCCATGGCGGAGGTCAAGTTGGACAAGAGGTTTTCTCTTGTGAAGTCCTTCAAAGCGCAGAATCATCCTCAGGAATTTGACCACACGCGATGGCTGTTTGAGACGAAGGGGACATATGGCTATGGAAACGCTGTGTGGCCTAAAGATGGTTACGGTGCTAACGGGTTTGGACCCCCACCGGATTTTGGAAAGAAAGCGAAGAGACCCTTGACCCGCAAGGTTGGAGTTTCAGCTGCTATTCTCAGCCCTTATAG GATGCTTATTCTGCTGCGTCTTGTTGCTTTGGGTTTATTTCTTACATGGAGGATAAGACACCCAAACCATGAAGCGATTTGGCTGTGGGCAATGTCTATAACTTGTGAGCTATGGTTTGCATTTTCTTGGCTTCTTGATCAGCTTCCTAAGCTGTGTCCCGTGAACAGAGTCACTGATCTATCTGTTCTGAAAGAGCAGTTTGAGTCTCCAAACCTGCGCAACCCAAAAGGGAGATCTGATCTACCAGGAATTGATGTGTTTGTTTCCACGGCAGACCCTGAAAAGGAGCCTCCTCTTGTGACCGCCAACACCATTCTCTCCATCCTTGCAGTTGATTATCCAGTGGAGAAGGTTGCCTGTTACTTGTCTGATGATGGTGGAGCTTTGTTGACATTTGAAGCTCTTGCTGAGACTGCTAGTTTTGCTAGAATTTGGGTTCCTTTCTGTCGTAAGCACCATATAGAACCCCGAAATCCTGAAGCTTATTTTGGGCAGAAACGTGATTTCCTCAAGAACAAGGTCCGGTTGGACTTTGTGAGAGAGAGGAAAAGGGTGAAGAGGGAATATGATGAGTTCAAAGTGAGGATAAACTCCTTGCCGGAGTCCATTAGGAGAAGATCCAATGCTTACAATGCTCATGAGGAGCTACGAGTCAAGAAGAAACAGATGGAAACAGATGCCAATGTCTCCGAACCCGTTAAGGTTCCTAAAGCTACGTGGATGTCCGATGGCTCTCATTGGCCAGGAACTTGGGCATCAGCGGAACAAGACCACTCGAGGGGGGACCATGCTGGCATAATTCAG GCAATGTTAGCTCCACCAAATGCAGAACCGGAATTTGGTGCAGGAGATGATGGAGATAACTTGATTGATGCAACAGATGTTGATATTAGGTTGCCCATGCTTGTTTACGTGTCTCGTGAAAAGAGGCCAGCATATGACCACAACAAGAAAGCAGGGGCAATGAATGCTCTTGTTCGCACCAGTGCCATCATGTCCAATGGGCCATTCATTCTGAATCTTGATTGTGATCATTACATCTACAACTCCTTGGCTCTAAGAGAAGGTATGTGCTTTATGCTTGATAGGGGTGGTGATAGGATATGCTACGTTCAGTTTCCTCAAAGGTTTGAGGGCATTGACCCCAGTGACAGATATGCAAATCACAACACTGTGTTCTTTGATGTGAGCATGAGAGCTCTGGATGGCTTACAAGGTCCCATGTACGTGGGAACAGGCTGCATATTCAGAAGAACAGCTCTGTATGGATTTAGTCCTCCTAGAGCCACAGAACATCATGGGTGGCTTGGCAGGAAGAAAATTAAGCTGTTTCTGAGAAAACCAAAGGTCTCAAAAAAGGAAGAGGATGAAGTTTCTGTGCCAATAAATTTTGatcataatgatgatgatgcaGACATAGAGTCCTTGCTTCTTCCCAAAAGATTTGGGAATTCTACTTCTCTTGCTGCGTCCATTCCTGTGGCGGAATACCAGGGAAGGTTGCTTCAAGATTTGCAAGGAAAGGGAACACATGGAAGGCCAGTAGGTTCTCTTGCTGTGCCTCGTGAGCCATTGGATGCGGCCACTGTTGCTGAGGCAATAACTGTAATATCTTGTTTCTATGAAGATAAAACTGAATGGGGCAAACGAGTGGGATGGATATATGGTTCAGTCACAGAAGATGTGGTAACTGGTTACAGAATGCACAATAGAGGGTGGAGATCAGTGTACTGTGTAACCAAAAGGGATGCTTTTAGAGGATCAGCTCCAATCAATTTAACAGACAGGCTCCATCAAGTGCTTCGATGGGCTACAGGTTCCGTTGAAATCTTCTTTTCAGCTAACAATGCGTTATTAGCTAGTCCTAGAATGAAGTTCCTGCAGAGAGTGGCATACTTAAATGTAGGAATGTACCCTTTCACCTCAATGTTTTTGATAGTCTATTGCTTTCTACCTGCGTTGTCTCTATTTTCGGGTCAGTTTATAGTCCAATCTCTCAGTGTAACTTTTTTAGTATTCTTGCTGGGTATCACAATCACACTGTGTTTGCTTGCACTGCTGGAGATCAAATGGTCAGGAATCACTCTACATGATTGGTGGAGAAATGAACAGTTCTGGCTAATTGGTGGAACAAGTGCACACGCTGCTGCTGTTTTACAAGGGTTACTGAAGGTAATAGCAGGAGTGGAGATATCATTCACTTTAACTTCGAAGTCAGCCACTCCAGAAAATGAAGAGGATGAGTTTGCTGACCTCTATGAGGTGAAGTGGAGCTTTCTAATGATCCCTCCCATTACTATTATGATGGTGAACGCCATTGGTATTGCTGTAGGAGTAGCTAGGACCGTGTACAGTCCCTTTCCACAATGGAGCAGACTAGTAGGAGGGGTGTTTTTCAGTTTCTGGGTCTTGTGCCATCTTTATCCTTTTGCAAAGGGCCTCATGGGAAGAAGAGGAAAGATTCCTACCATCATTTATGTCTGGTCTGGATTGCTCTCCATTATTATTTCTTTGCTCTGGGTATACATAAACCCTCCTTCAGGAAGAACAGAAGATTATATGAATTTCAAATTTCCTTGA
- the LOC137814778 gene encoding syntaxin-43-like isoform X2, with protein sequence MPYVDAFTVGLPPSWVDDSEEIATAIQRARVKISELTKAHSKALMPSFGDDKEDQRLIETLTQEITSLLRKSEVRLKRLSAASGSSEDSNVRKNVQRSLATDLQNLSMDLRRKQSAYLKRLQQQKEGYDGVDLEMNFNGSKFGSHDDEFSDVGFSEEQMTKLKKSEQFSVEREREIEQVVKSVHELAQIMKDLSVLVIDQGTIVDRIDYNIQSVSTSVEDGLEQLQKAERTQKKGGMIMCATSLVIMCFIMLVLLILKEILL encoded by the exons ATGCCCTATGT GGATGCGTTTACTGTGGGGTTGCCACCGTCTTGGGTGGATGATTCTGAAGAAATAGCTACGGCTATACAACGTGCTCGGGTTAAAATTTCTGAGTTAACTAAAGCTCATTCGAAGGCCTTGATGCCTTCCTTTGGGGATGACAAAGAGGATCAGCGTCTTATTGAGACACTCACCCAGGAAATTACATCTCTTCTTAGAAAGTCTGAAGTGAGGCTGAAAAGACTTTCTGCTGCTAGCGGATCATCTGAGGATTCTAATGTTAGAAAAAATGTACAG CGTTCCCTTGCTACAGACCTTCAGAACCTATCAATGGATCTTCGGCGAAAGCAGTCAGCATATTTAAAACGTTTACAACAACAAAAAGAG GGTTATGACGGGGTTGACTTGGAGATGAACTTTAACGGGAGTAAATTTGGATCACATGATGATGAATTCAGTGATGTG GGTTTTAGTGAAGAGCAAATGACAAAGCTAAAGAAAAGTGAGCAGTTCTCAGTGGAAAGGGAGAGAGAAATTGAACAG GTTGTTAAGTCAGTTCATGAACTTGCCCAAATCATGAAGGATCTCTCGGTCCTAGTGATAGACCAG GGAACAATTGTGGACAGAATTGACTACAACATTCAGAGTGTTTCTACGTCCGTTGAAGATGGCCTTGAGCAGTTGCAAAAG GCAGAAAGAACGCAGAAAAAAGGAGGGATGATTATGTGTGCCACGTCGCTTGTTATAATGTGCTTTATCATGCTAGTTCTCTTGATACTCAAAGAGATCCTCCTCTAG
- the LOC137814778 gene encoding syntaxin-43-like isoform X1, which yields MATRNRTVEFRKHRDAVKSVRAPLSSSASASSTGPVIEMVSLLPSNRSSYAPLSTEDPSTSRDAFTVGLPPSWVDDSEEIATAIQRARVKISELTKAHSKALMPSFGDDKEDQRLIETLTQEITSLLRKSEVRLKRLSAASGSSEDSNVRKNVQRSLATDLQNLSMDLRRKQSAYLKRLQQQKEGYDGVDLEMNFNGSKFGSHDDEFSDVGFSEEQMTKLKKSEQFSVEREREIEQVVKSVHELAQIMKDLSVLVIDQGTIVDRIDYNIQSVSTSVEDGLEQLQKAERTQKKGGMIMCATSLVIMCFIMLVLLILKEILL from the exons ATGGCGACGAGAAATCGAACTGTGGAGTTTAGGAAGCACAGAGACGCCGTGAAGAGCGTGCGTGCTCCTCTCTCCTCCTCCGCATCTGCTTCTTCCACCGGTCCCGTCATTGAAATGGTTTCACTTCTTCCTTCCAATCGATCATCCTATGCTCCTTTAAGCACCGAGGACCCATCCACCTCTAG GGATGCGTTTACTGTGGGGTTGCCACCGTCTTGGGTGGATGATTCTGAAGAAATAGCTACGGCTATACAACGTGCTCGGGTTAAAATTTCTGAGTTAACTAAAGCTCATTCGAAGGCCTTGATGCCTTCCTTTGGGGATGACAAAGAGGATCAGCGTCTTATTGAGACACTCACCCAGGAAATTACATCTCTTCTTAGAAAGTCTGAAGTGAGGCTGAAAAGACTTTCTGCTGCTAGCGGATCATCTGAGGATTCTAATGTTAGAAAAAATGTACAG CGTTCCCTTGCTACAGACCTTCAGAACCTATCAATGGATCTTCGGCGAAAGCAGTCAGCATATTTAAAACGTTTACAACAACAAAAAGAG GGTTATGACGGGGTTGACTTGGAGATGAACTTTAACGGGAGTAAATTTGGATCACATGATGATGAATTCAGTGATGTG GGTTTTAGTGAAGAGCAAATGACAAAGCTAAAGAAAAGTGAGCAGTTCTCAGTGGAAAGGGAGAGAGAAATTGAACAG GTTGTTAAGTCAGTTCATGAACTTGCCCAAATCATGAAGGATCTCTCGGTCCTAGTGATAGACCAG GGAACAATTGTGGACAGAATTGACTACAACATTCAGAGTGTTTCTACGTCCGTTGAAGATGGCCTTGAGCAGTTGCAAAAG GCAGAAAGAACGCAGAAAAAAGGAGGGATGATTATGTGTGCCACGTCGCTTGTTATAATGTGCTTTATCATGCTAGTTCTCTTGATACTCAAAGAGATCCTCCTCTAG
- the LOC137814773 gene encoding L10-interacting MYB domain-containing protein isoform X1 yields the protein MALGNGTERLRTIWTPEMDRYFIDLMLEQVSQGREVEDHLFSKRAWRHMSSKFNAKFNFQYEKDVLKNRHKTLRNLYRSIKNLLGQPGFSLDEKRNMVIADDQFIFCITIMQVDVNALSCRVKKSLPNFKDLCTIYGHVMEGKGDAALEELSNSGERGAIVPYVSKDVCEDADELLRDVRADEDCGISTLDKATDDCEQRISKETTPSFGTRTRTYWQPPMDRYFINLLLAHVRKGNQFDGVFSKQAWMEIISSFNEKFGFEYSLEILKNRYKTLRRQYNLIKSLLQLDGFAWDEIRQMVIADDYVWQDYIKVHPYARQYMTRPLPYYKDLRVICDPSFDEKEYFLPPDKHQNAVDFRIECLSTSKTGQSPFTPSSNEEQFSGVNELAYIGQKQKRQLENSSSSTSPKKSRNDEQGMAAALHEMAAVVSTVSAKKDDTSISIENVIEAVQALPDMDDDLVLDACDFLEDERKAKTFLALDAKLRKKWLIRKLCT from the exons ATGGCTTTAGGAAACGGCACTGAACGCCTAAGAACAATTTGGACACCCGAGATGGATCGTTATTTCATCGATCTTATGTTAGAGCAGGTTAGTCAGGGCCGGGAAGTTGAGGATCATTTGTTTAGCAAAAGGGCGTGGAGGCATATGTCTTCAAAGTTCAATGCTAAGTTCAATTTTCAGTACGAAAAAGATGTTCTTAAGAACCGCCACAAAACGTTAAGGAATCTTTACAGGAGTATTAAGAACCTTCTTGGCCAACCAGGGTTTAGCTTGGACGAAAAGCGAAATATGGTCATTGCTGATGATCAG tttattttctgcataacAATAATGCAGGTAGATGTGAATGCGCTATCATGTAGAGTAAAAAAAAGCTTACCCAATTTCAAAGATTTGTGCACTATTTATGGACATGTGATGGAAGGGAAAG GTGATGCTGCATTAGAAGAGTTATCTAATTCAGGCGAAAGGGGAGCAATTGTTCCTTATGTATCAAAGGATGTATGTGAGGATGCTGATGAACTTCTTCGTGATGTTAGGGCTGATGAAGACTGTGGAATCTCTACCTTGGATAAAGCAACTGATGATTGTGAACAAAGAATATCGAAGGAAACAACACCCTCTTTTGGTACCCGGACCCGGACTTATTGGCAGCCACCGATGGATCGTTACTTCATTAACTTGTTGCTTGCTCATGTGCGAAAAGGGAATCAGTTTGATGGTGTCTTCAGCAAACAAGCTTGGATGGAGATAATTTCATCATTCAATGAAAAATTTGGTTTTGAGTATAGTTTGGAGATTCTTAAGAATAGGTACAAAACTCTGAGAAGGCAATACAATTTAATTAAAAGCCTCCTTCAGTTGGATGGCTTTGCCTGGGATGAAATACGCCAGATGGTTATTGCCGATGATTATGTCTGGCAAGATTATATTAAG GTTCATCCTTATGCACGACAATATATGACTCGACCTTTGCCATACTATAAAGATTTGCGTGTCATATGTGATCCAAGTTTTGAtgaaaaagaatattttctgCCTCCAGATAAGCATCAAAATGCAGTTGATTTTAGGATCGAGTGTCTTTCAACATCTAAAACTGGTCAGTCTCCATTTACACCCAGTTCCAATGAAGAACAATTTAGCGGTGTCAATGAGTTAGCTTATATAGGTCAGAAACAGAAGCGCCAATTAGAGAACTCTTCTAGTTCTACCAGTCCTAAAAAATCAAGGAATGATGAACAAGGCATGGCTGCTGCACTCCATGAGATGGCAGCTGTAGTTTCAACGGTGTCTGCAAAAAAGGATGATACCTCAATATCAATAGAGAATGTCATAGAAGCAGTGCAAGCATTGCCTGATATGGATGACGATCTGGTTTTGGATGCTTGTGATTTTTTGGAGGATGAAAGAAAAGCTAAAACATTTCTTGCATTGGATGCCAAGCTTAGGAAAAAATGGTTGATTAGGAAACTTTGCACATAG
- the LOC137814774 gene encoding protein DEHYDRATION-INDUCED 19 homolog 2-like — protein MEDENFSFGRSTASRSYQSRLKSHFELFVDFDEVNGDEDFRWAYPCPFCAEDFDLLELCCHIDLDHSTEAKSGICPVCTVWIGSNVVDHIAAQHGNLFKSQLKSKCYKDESYPDLSFSRKGEPDEHWQSFSAGMSTSNTSSDPWLSFLCGASAVDECENVLPDSSSEISVEEVHSNDKVLERDVQPHLSDKDQIEKAQRSKFVQGLLMSTIFDSGF, from the exons ATGGAAGACGAGAATTTCAGTTTTGGCCGCTCTACTGCCTCCAGAAGCTACCAATCCAGGCTCAAGTCACACTTCG AGCTTTTCGTCGATTTTGATGAGGTCAATGGGGATGAGGATTTTAGGTGGGCTTATCCATGCCCTTTTTGCGCTGAAGATTTTGATCTTCTTGAACTATGTTGTCATATTGACTTGGACCATTCAACAGAAGCCAAGTCTGGG ATTTGTCCTGTATGTACCGTGTGGATTGGGTCAAATGTCGTTGATCATATAGCAGCACAACATGGGAACTTGTTTAAGA GTCAGCTGAAATCAAAATGCTACAAAGATGAATCCTACCCAGATCTTTCCTTTTCAAGAAAGGGTGAACCAGATGAACACTGGCAATCTTTTTCTGCTGGGATGTCTACCTCCAACACATCAAGTGATCCATGGCTGTCATTTTTATGTGGTGCATCTGCTGTTGATGAATGTGAAAATGTGCTGCCAGATTCTTCAAGTGAAATAAGCGTTGAAGAAGTGCACTCAAATGATAAAGTGTTAGAAAG GGATGTTCAGCCACATTTATCTGACAAAGACCAAATAGAGAAAGCACAGCGCAGTAAATTTGTACAGGGACTTTTGATGTCTACTATCTTTGATTCTGGCTTCTGA